The following proteins come from a genomic window of Eisenibacter elegans DSM 3317:
- a CDS encoding patatin-like phospholipase family protein produces the protein MKIGISLSGGGARGIAHLGILQALAEANIHPDKIVGVSAGSLVGALYGQGYSPFEILEIVKQTNLFRFIRPSFSIKGLLDIRTIAPLLKEYIPHNSFEGLQRGELVILTTDIYEGEPQLFSSGKLIPPMLASSAIPVIFNPIEFEGKTLIDGGVIDNLPYTPVADCDFTIGAHINPFHKHVEPSSIRSVLAQSLLLTIHRNARLNFKKFDVVIEPLALMPYHVFNLNKADEIFEIGYQHTFKQLPAITAAIEEKKQRLAITQAVS, from the coding sequence ATGAAAATAGGCATTAGTCTTTCGGGAGGGGGTGCTCGCGGCATCGCCCACTTGGGCATTTTACAAGCGCTGGCTGAGGCCAATATTCATCCTGACAAAATCGTGGGCGTAAGCGCCGGCTCCTTGGTGGGAGCGCTCTATGGGCAGGGCTATAGCCCCTTCGAAATCCTTGAGATTGTCAAGCAAACCAACCTATTCCGCTTTATCCGCCCGTCTTTCAGCATCAAAGGTCTGCTCGACATCCGCACCATTGCGCCCTTGCTCAAAGAATATATCCCCCACAATAGCTTTGAAGGGCTACAACGAGGTGAGTTGGTTATTCTGACGACGGATATTTATGAGGGAGAGCCGCAGCTTTTTTCTAGCGGCAAGCTCATCCCTCCAATGCTGGCTTCGTCGGCTATACCGGTGATTTTCAACCCAATAGAGTTTGAAGGCAAAACCCTTATTGACGGGGGCGTAATCGACAACCTTCCCTACACCCCGGTAGCGGATTGTGATTTTACGATAGGCGCACACATCAACCCTTTTCACAAACACGTAGAGCCTTCATCTATTCGTTCGGTATTGGCGCAGTCTCTGCTATTGACTATCCACCGGAATGCGCGGCTGAACTTCAAAAAGTTTGATGTGGTCATAGAGCCGCTTGCGCTGATGCCCTATCACGTGTTTAACCTCAACAAAGCCGACGAGATTTTTGAGATTGGCTACCAGCATACTTTCAAGCAGCTGCCCGCTATCACTGCCGCCATCGAAGAAAAGAAGCAGCGACTAGCCATCACACAGGCCGTATCTTAG
- a CDS encoding acyl-CoA carboxylase subunit beta: MTKSTEQKFEILDKKNAEALLGGGQDRIDAQHAKGKLTARERIDLLLDEGSFEEIGRFVMHRCKDFGLDKEYYLGDGVVTGYGTVSGRLVYVFSQDFTVFGGSLSETYAEKICKIMDLALQNGAPVIGLNDSGGARIQEGVLSLAGYADIFYRNTLASGVVPQISAIMGPCAGGAVYSPAITDFILMTENTSYMFVTGPKVVKTVTNEEVSSEELGGAITHSSKSGVAHFACANEVQTIEHIKRLLSYMPQNCEEIPASLPYEPADELRPALNKLIPENPNQPYDIREVIEGVIDEGSFLEAHQNFAENIIVGFARLGGRSIGIVANQPAVLAGVLDINASTKAARFVRFCDSFNIPLLVFEDVPGFLPGTDQEWNGIITNGAKLLYAFCEATVPRITVITRKAYGGAYDVMNSKHIGADMNYAWPSAEIAVMGAKGAAEIIFRKEIMEAADPEAKLQEKVDEYTEKFATPYRAAHRGYIDEVIKPEQTRQKLIRAFKMLENKVAALPKKKHGNIPL, from the coding sequence ATGACAAAAAGTACAGAACAAAAATTCGAGATATTAGACAAGAAAAACGCCGAAGCCCTCCTCGGAGGAGGCCAAGACCGTATCGATGCCCAACACGCCAAAGGCAAGCTCACCGCCCGTGAGCGTATTGACCTCCTGCTCGACGAAGGCTCTTTTGAAGAGATAGGCCGCTTCGTGATGCACCGATGCAAGGACTTTGGTCTTGACAAAGAGTACTACCTTGGGGATGGCGTGGTTACTGGATACGGTACTGTAAGTGGGCGCTTGGTCTATGTCTTTTCGCAAGATTTTACCGTATTTGGCGGCTCACTATCCGAGACCTATGCCGAGAAAATTTGTAAGATTATGGATCTTGCCCTCCAAAACGGAGCGCCCGTCATCGGACTGAACGACTCCGGCGGAGCGCGTATCCAAGAGGGTGTACTCTCGCTGGCCGGCTATGCCGATATTTTTTACCGCAATACCTTGGCCTCTGGCGTAGTGCCACAGATTTCGGCCATTATGGGGCCTTGCGCCGGCGGGGCGGTCTATTCCCCTGCCATTACAGACTTTATCCTGATGACCGAAAACACCTCCTATATGTTCGTAACAGGCCCCAAAGTGGTCAAAACGGTTACCAACGAGGAGGTATCGTCTGAAGAGCTGGGGGGTGCTATCACCCATAGCAGCAAGAGCGGCGTGGCGCATTTTGCCTGTGCCAATGAGGTACAAACCATCGAGCATATCAAGCGCCTCTTGAGCTACATGCCTCAAAACTGCGAAGAAATTCCGGCCAGCCTGCCCTATGAGCCAGCCGATGAGCTGCGCCCTGCGCTCAACAAGCTCATCCCCGAAAATCCCAATCAACCTTACGATATTCGCGAGGTAATCGAAGGCGTGATTGACGAAGGCTCGTTTTTGGAAGCGCACCAAAATTTTGCCGAAAATATCATCGTAGGCTTTGCCCGCCTCGGAGGCCGCAGCATCGGCATCGTAGCCAATCAGCCTGCGGTATTGGCCGGTGTGCTTGACATCAACGCCAGCACCAAGGCCGCCCGTTTTGTGCGATTCTGCGACTCTTTCAACATCCCGTTGCTGGTATTTGAAGACGTACCGGGGTTCTTGCCCGGCACTGACCAAGAGTGGAACGGCATCATCACCAACGGAGCCAAGCTGCTCTATGCCTTCTGCGAAGCTACCGTGCCTCGCATCACTGTCATTACGCGCAAAGCCTATGGCGGTGCCTATGATGTGATGAACTCCAAACACATTGGAGCAGATATGAACTATGCTTGGCCTTCGGCAGAGATTGCCGTCATGGGAGCCAAAGGCGCTGCCGAAATCATTTTCCGCAAAGAAATTATGGAAGCCGCCGACCCCGAAGCCAAGCTCCAAGAGAAGGTCGATGAATATACGGAGAAGTTTGCCACGCCTTATCGTGCCGCCCACCGAGGCTATATAGATGAGGTAATAAAGCCCGAGCAAACCCGCCAAAAACTCATCCGTGCCTTCAAAATGCTCGAAAACAAGGTGGCTGCCCTGCCCAAGAAAAAACACGGCAACATCCCCCTCTAG
- a CDS encoding DUF819 domain-containing protein produces MTLLSTTVTVLIQNDAVLLGILLGLLALIFHTASLPRFAGFYRYVPTVLLCYFLPSLLSITWGEGQDWAFRAVDPGQSQLYMVASRYLLPASLVFFTLGIDLAAIAKLGFKAVAMFLAGTLGVILGGPVALLVVGSLFPETLGVGSDALWRGLATIAGSWIGGSANQVAMKEVFGASDQLFSQMIAVDILTGNLWLAVLLYGAGIHRYIDRKLKADSSSIEAVQRQVEAYQATVARLPTLTDWVKLSATGFGLVGLAYWMADRITPYIKAHYPSLERFSLTSGFFWVVVLATTFGLLASISSLRRLEGAGASKLGSLLLYILVATIGLQMDLTAIFKAPVLFLIGAVWMLTHISVLLLVAWLIRAPFFFVAVGSQANVGGAASAPIIATAFHPSLAPVGVLLAVLGYAVGTYGAWLCAVMMQAASGGV; encoded by the coding sequence ATGACACTCCTATCTACTACGGTTACCGTGCTTATCCAAAACGATGCTGTTTTGTTGGGCATCTTACTAGGGCTGCTGGCCTTGATTTTTCACACGGCGAGTTTGCCACGGTTTGCCGGTTTTTACCGCTATGTACCTACCGTATTGTTATGTTATTTTCTGCCCTCCCTGTTGAGCATCACTTGGGGCGAAGGACAGGATTGGGCTTTTCGGGCAGTAGATCCAGGGCAAAGCCAGCTGTATATGGTAGCTTCTCGTTATCTGTTGCCGGCCAGTTTGGTGTTTTTCACCTTGGGTATCGATTTGGCCGCTATCGCCAAGCTGGGTTTCAAGGCCGTTGCGATGTTCTTGGCCGGCACCTTGGGTGTGATTTTGGGCGGTCCGGTGGCGCTGTTGGTCGTGGGCAGCCTGTTCCCCGAAACCTTGGGAGTGGGCAGCGATGCCCTTTGGCGCGGCCTAGCCACCATTGCCGGCAGTTGGATAGGGGGCAGTGCCAACCAAGTGGCGATGAAGGAAGTCTTTGGTGCCAGCGACCAGCTTTTCTCGCAGATGATAGCCGTCGACATCCTGACGGGCAACCTCTGGCTGGCAGTCTTGCTCTATGGGGCGGGCATCCATCGTTATATCGATCGGAAGCTCAAGGCTGATAGCAGCAGCATAGAAGCCGTACAGCGCCAGGTAGAAGCCTACCAAGCCACTGTCGCCCGCCTCCCAACCCTCACCGATTGGGTCAAGCTCAGCGCCACAGGCTTTGGCTTGGTAGGTTTGGCCTATTGGATGGCCGATAGGATTACACCCTACATCAAAGCACACTACCCGTCGCTGGAACGCTTCAGCCTCACTTCGGGCTTTTTCTGGGTCGTGGTATTGGCTACCACCTTTGGTCTCTTGGCTTCTATCAGCTCCTTGCGTAGGCTCGAAGGCGCAGGTGCCTCCAAGTTGGGCAGTTTATTGCTCTATATTTTGGTAGCTACGATTGGCTTGCAGATGGACTTGACGGCTATCTTCAAAGCACCCGTCTTGTTTTTGATTGGTGCGGTATGGATGCTGACCCACATCAGCGTCTTGCTCTTGGTAGCTTGGCTGATTCGAGCGCCTTTTTTCTTCGTGGCCGTCGGCAGTCAGGCCAATGTCGGTGGGGCAGCCTCTGCTCCTATCATCGCGACGGCTTTTCACCCCTCCTTGGCTCCGGTGGGGGTTTTGCTGGCGGTATTGGGGTATGCCGTGGGGACTTATGGTGCTTGGCTCTGTGCTGTGATGATGCAGGCTGCCAGCGGCGGCGTATAA
- a CDS encoding AI-2E family transporter codes for MQIFKTKFFWGILLLSLAAWIAFWLFRDIVVYLLISLILAFILRPLTDRIDDFEFFRLKLPRFMAVFLSFSVLIGFLALVSLLFIPLVTEQVEALYAAQAKIQENPASLDRVLKNSEKWLRDNVGVTEPDGFLLESIRSFFTGIFDYHNIGGLLNNLLNITGTVFIYLLAISFITFFLLYEKGILRRNMLALVPNAYFEVVITTVYKIEHLLSNYLAGLLLQILAMFSIISVGLYIVGAKYALTIALFGAVINLIPYLGPALGFLFSLLVSYTIVGFELSPQEYLFLTLKNAVVFGIAQFTDNVFLQPLIFSKSVKAHPLEIFIVIFAGASIAGAVGMIAAIPVYTILRVSAIEFSKGYRHYYIFRVQRSFLVEE; via the coding sequence ATGCAAATCTTCAAAACCAAATTTTTTTGGGGGATACTGCTGCTAAGCCTAGCTGCTTGGATTGCATTTTGGCTATTTCGGGACATTGTCGTCTACCTGTTGATTTCGCTTATCTTAGCCTTTATCTTGCGTCCACTGACTGACCGGATTGACGACTTTGAGTTTTTCAGGCTTAAGTTACCGCGTTTTATGGCCGTTTTTTTGTCTTTCAGTGTGCTGATTGGCTTCTTGGCGCTTGTCTCCCTGTTGTTTATCCCCTTGGTTACGGAGCAGGTGGAGGCGCTCTATGCTGCCCAAGCCAAAATACAAGAAAACCCTGCCTCGCTCGATCGTGTGCTCAAGAATAGTGAAAAATGGCTTCGCGACAATGTCGGTGTCACAGAGCCGGATGGTTTCTTGCTGGAAAGCATTCGGAGCTTTTTTACTGGTATTTTTGATTATCACAATATCGGAGGGCTGCTCAATAACTTGCTCAACATCACCGGAACGGTGTTTATTTATTTGCTGGCCATCAGCTTTATCACCTTTTTTCTACTGTATGAAAAGGGTATTCTCCGTCGCAATATGTTGGCACTAGTACCCAACGCCTACTTTGAAGTAGTCATTACGACGGTCTACAAAATCGAGCACCTGCTTTCCAATTACCTAGCGGGCTTGTTATTACAGATTTTGGCGATGTTCAGCATCATTTCTGTCGGTCTGTATATTGTAGGAGCCAAATACGCGTTGACCATTGCCTTGTTTGGCGCAGTCATCAATCTCATCCCCTATTTAGGGCCTGCGCTTGGCTTTTTGTTTTCGTTGTTGGTTTCTTATACCATTGTCGGATTTGAACTTTCCCCACAGGAGTATCTCTTTCTGACACTCAAAAACGCCGTGGTATTTGGCATTGCTCAGTTTACAGACAATGTGTTCTTACAACCGCTGATTTTCTCCAAGAGTGTCAAAGCCCATCCACTGGAGATATTTATTGTCATCTTTGCCGGTGCGTCTATCGCCGGGGCTGTCGGGATGATTGCCGCCATACCGGTATATACCATCCTTAGGGTCAGTGCCATAGAGTTTTCAAAAGGCTATCGACATTACTATATCTTCAGGGTGCAGCGCTCTTTTTTGGTTGAAGAATAG
- a CDS encoding ChaN family lipoprotein, which yields MSALEAQQLDKPAYRLFDSNGQESNYAALLKEAVKADVVLFGELHNNPICHWLQIELAQDLHQARENALVLGGEMFEADDQLALNEYLTGLLSDANFESETKIWTNYKTDYKPLIAFAAQKQLPFIATNIPRRYASMVSRSGLEVLEKLPSEVRQWIAPLPIVVDLSLPGYAQMMEMMQGHGGGMKAANFAQAQAIKDATMAHRILANWHKDKTFLHFNGAYHSDNHEGIVWYLRKQAPKLKILTISTVEQASIQTLQEDAKQKADFIIATPNTMTKTY from the coding sequence ATGTCTGCGTTAGAAGCCCAACAACTAGACAAACCTGCCTACAGATTATTTGACAGCAACGGACAAGAGAGCAACTATGCTGCCTTGCTCAAAGAAGCAGTCAAGGCTGATGTAGTGCTTTTTGGGGAATTGCACAACAACCCCATCTGCCATTGGTTACAGATAGAGCTGGCACAAGACCTTCACCAAGCCCGTGAAAATGCCTTGGTTTTGGGAGGAGAAATGTTCGAAGCCGACGATCAGCTGGCGCTCAATGAATACCTTACGGGCTTGTTGAGTGATGCTAACTTTGAGTCTGAAACCAAAATTTGGACAAACTACAAAACAGATTATAAGCCTCTAATCGCTTTTGCAGCCCAAAAACAGCTCCCTTTTATAGCTACCAATATCCCCCGTCGCTATGCCTCGATGGTCTCCCGCTCGGGCTTGGAGGTGCTCGAAAAGCTTCCCTCTGAAGTACGCCAATGGATCGCGCCTCTACCGATTGTGGTAGACCTTAGCCTGCCCGGGTATGCTCAAATGATGGAAATGATGCAGGGGCACGGAGGCGGAATGAAGGCAGCCAACTTTGCCCAGGCCCAGGCCATCAAGGATGCTACAATGGCGCACCGTATCTTGGCCAATTGGCACAAAGACAAAACCTTTTTGCACTTCAACGGTGCGTATCATTCAGACAATCACGAGGGGATTGTATGGTACTTGCGCAAACAAGCACCTAAGCTCAAGATATTGACTATCAGTACTGTAGAGCAGGCTTCTATCCAAACCCTACAAGAGGATGCCAAGCAAAAAGCTGATTTTATCATCGCTACCCCCAATACTATGACCAAGACCTACTAG
- a CDS encoding OmpH family outer membrane protein → MKNLPRAPKALLIGLFSAVVLFACNQNKSADNNQQTAKTEESKKDAVAELSIAYVNIDTLLRNYEFFKKVEKEMKGKQSVIETDLNGRASQLEREIATFQQNVNSGSITIQAAKEQEQQLMQKQQGLMQYRESIGRQYMEEEQKNTEKVFKNIREYVQKYAQDKGYTFILERGGAIVGSGILFADSTRDVTREILKGLNDEYKESSTK, encoded by the coding sequence GTGAAAAATCTACCTCGTGCGCCAAAAGCCTTACTTATCGGTCTTTTCTCAGCAGTAGTGCTGTTTGCTTGCAACCAAAACAAATCCGCTGACAACAACCAACAGACTGCTAAAACAGAGGAGTCTAAGAAAGACGCTGTAGCAGAACTAAGCATTGCTTATGTCAACATTGATACGTTGCTGCGCAATTATGAATTCTTCAAAAAAGTAGAAAAGGAAATGAAGGGCAAGCAAAGCGTCATCGAAACAGACCTCAATGGGCGTGCATCACAGCTTGAGCGCGAAATCGCTACTTTCCAACAAAATGTCAACTCAGGAAGCATCACTATCCAAGCGGCCAAAGAACAAGAACAGCAACTGATGCAAAAGCAACAAGGTCTGATGCAATACCGCGAGAGCATTGGCCGCCAATACATGGAAGAAGAGCAGAAAAATACGGAGAAGGTTTTCAAAAATATCCGTGAGTATGTTCAGAAATACGCCCAAGACAAAGGCTATACCTTTATCTTAGAACGTGGAGGTGCTATTGTCGGCAGCGGAATATTGTTTGCTGATAGTACCCGCGACGTTACCCGCGAAATATTGAAAGGGCTGAACGACGAGTATAAAGAAAGCAGCACCAAATAA
- a CDS encoding YihY/virulence factor BrkB family protein — protein MSSSWRNKIQQHPWYQHSLRRMQRATVNNVSLYRSMRVFLAKVTQTNLHHQANAIAFSFTLSIFPTLIFLFTLIPYIPIPNLTAQVMELVHDVLPEALYVLSVETIYDIVDRPRGDLLSFGFVFALYAATSGVIELIDTFNSNYRYAEKRSFFYKRLLAVGLAFLFAFLLLIIVAVQIVGHFVLEALVAWQLLTDTFLYYLFWILRYVVVFLVFFAGISVIYYVAPATETSFRFVSMGASIAAILIIVSTNLFSYYLANFATYNRLYGSIGTMIAFMLWLYMLAWVLLLGFEINVAFATVQVKQKMEAQQQTSNTDNQDPPTS, from the coding sequence ATGTCTTCATCTTGGCGCAACAAAATTCAACAACACCCGTGGTATCAACACTCCTTGCGGCGGATGCAGCGCGCTACTGTCAACAATGTGTCTCTTTACCGCTCTATGCGCGTGTTCTTGGCCAAGGTTACCCAAACCAACCTCCACCACCAAGCCAATGCCATTGCCTTTAGCTTTACGCTTTCTATCTTTCCGACCCTTATTTTCCTCTTTACCCTTATTCCCTACATTCCTATTCCTAACCTCACAGCCCAAGTGATGGAGTTGGTACACGATGTGTTGCCCGAGGCGCTCTATGTGCTCAGTGTAGAGACTATCTACGACATTGTAGACCGACCCCGAGGCGATTTACTCTCGTTTGGATTTGTGTTCGCTCTCTATGCCGCCACCAGCGGGGTAATCGAGCTGATAGACACCTTCAACAGCAACTACCGCTATGCCGAAAAGCGCAGCTTTTTCTACAAACGCCTGCTGGCTGTAGGCTTGGCATTTTTGTTTGCTTTTTTGCTCCTGATTATTGTTGCTGTACAAATTGTCGGACATTTTGTACTCGAAGCGTTGGTAGCCTGGCAACTCCTTACTGATACTTTCCTCTACTACCTCTTCTGGATACTGCGCTATGTGGTTGTGTTCTTGGTGTTTTTTGCCGGCATTAGTGTGATTTATTATGTAGCTCCTGCTACCGAAACCAGCTTCCGGTTTGTGTCAATGGGGGCTTCTATAGCCGCCATCTTGATAATTGTCAGCACCAACTTGTTCTCCTATTACTTGGCCAACTTTGCTACCTACAACCGCCTCTATGGCTCCATTGGCACCATGATAGCCTTTATGCTCTGGCTCTATATGTTGGCTTGGGTATTGCTCTTGGGCTTTGAAATCAATGTGGCCTTTGCTACTGTACAGGTCAAACAAAAAATGGAAGCACAACAACAAACCTCCAACACTGACAACCAAGACCCGCCAACCTCATAA
- a CDS encoding NUDIX domain-containing protein produces the protein MAQNPSPSETYTNPWQTESVREVYQNPWIRLTEAQVRNPAGNPGIYGVVHFKNKAIGIIPIDEEGYTYLVGQYRYPLEEYSWEIPMGGGPIAQPILESAQRELQEETGLTAQRWELIMRIHTSNSVTDEEGFIFLAEGLTQGQTAFEETEDLQIKRLPLAEAVAMAMDGRITDSLSLAGLLKVARLRGI, from the coding sequence ATGGCACAAAATCCCTCTCCTTCTGAAACTTATACCAATCCTTGGCAGACCGAATCGGTGCGGGAAGTATATCAAAACCCTTGGATACGCCTTACAGAGGCGCAGGTGCGCAACCCTGCCGGCAATCCGGGGATTTATGGGGTGGTACATTTTAAGAACAAAGCCATCGGCATCATTCCCATCGACGAAGAAGGCTACACCTACCTAGTGGGGCAATACCGTTATCCGTTAGAAGAATACTCTTGGGAAATACCTATGGGAGGAGGGCCTATAGCGCAGCCCATCTTGGAGTCGGCACAGCGCGAACTACAAGAGGAAACAGGCCTGACGGCGCAGCGTTGGGAGCTGATAATGCGCATACATACCTCCAACTCCGTAACGGATGAAGAAGGGTTTATTTTTTTGGCCGAAGGACTGACACAAGGGCAAACAGCTTTCGAAGAAACCGAAGACCTGCAAATCAAACGTTTGCCCTTGGCCGAAGCGGTAGCCATGGCTATGGATGGACGTATCACCGACTCACTCAGCCTAGCAGGACTGCTCAAAGTAGCGCGTTTGCGGGGAATCTAA
- the thrC gene encoding threonine synthase, translated as MLTAKAVQVRYRSTYQLLDNADAETLCFGQALLRGQAADRGLYMPTEIPPIITPAWLATMRQRPYHEVATALLAAFVGDDMPLSTLESLCQAAYQNPRWGAQGLHIPLTTLDTHTTVAHLDQGPTASFKDFAAQWMAKAMQYYLPEGKQLTILVATSGDTGSAVAEAFRGLHGIRVVLLYPQAEVSAIQRLQLARGGDNIFPLAIDGKFDDCQRLVKEAFADEALQHLGLNSANSINIGRVLPQLVYYVYLYLQYAEAGEQLSFCIPSGNLGNSLGCELARRMGLPIHRLVIGTNANDAFPKWLQTGHYQPISPSRPCVSNAMNVGHPSNLARYFALANGLMDYQGNILTSPDRQAMQQTLCAYAISDEETFQTMKTVYQGQRVVLEPHTAVGYAALQRYRQDYPQDHTRTILISTAHPAKFGEIVEPCLGIVPELPPSLRELPADTQEITLSADYIALKSYLLTMV; from the coding sequence ATGCTGACCGCCAAAGCTGTGCAAGTACGTTACCGCAGCACCTACCAACTTTTGGACAATGCCGATGCAGAGACCTTGTGCTTTGGGCAAGCCCTGTTGCGGGGGCAGGCCGCCGACAGGGGGCTGTATATGCCTACCGAGATACCGCCCATCATCACGCCGGCCTGGCTCGCCACCATGCGCCAACGACCCTACCACGAGGTGGCTACGGCGCTATTGGCTGCTTTTGTGGGCGATGATATGCCGCTCTCTACCCTCGAAAGCCTTTGCCAAGCAGCCTATCAAAACCCTCGCTGGGGCGCGCAGGGTCTGCACATTCCGTTGACGACACTCGATACACACACGACCGTCGCCCATCTCGACCAAGGCCCTACGGCCTCATTCAAAGACTTTGCCGCCCAATGGATGGCCAAAGCAATGCAGTATTACTTGCCTGAAGGCAAACAGCTGACCATCCTCGTTGCTACCTCGGGCGACACGGGCAGCGCCGTAGCAGAAGCTTTTCGAGGGCTGCACGGCATTCGGGTGGTGTTGCTCTATCCACAGGCCGAAGTCAGCGCCATACAACGCCTACAACTCGCAAGGGGAGGGGATAATATTTTCCCGCTGGCCATCGATGGCAAGTTTGACGATTGCCAGCGGCTGGTCAAAGAAGCCTTTGCTGATGAAGCTTTACAACATCTTGGACTCAACTCGGCCAACTCTATCAATATCGGGCGGGTGTTGCCACAGTTAGTTTATTATGTATACCTCTACTTGCAGTATGCCGAAGCAGGGGAGCAACTATCTTTCTGTATTCCTTCTGGCAACTTGGGCAACTCTCTAGGCTGTGAATTGGCCCGCAGGATGGGGCTGCCCATACACCGCCTAGTGATTGGAACCAACGCCAATGATGCCTTCCCTAAATGGCTCCAAACAGGCCATTATCAGCCTATCAGCCCCTCGCGCCCTTGTGTGTCCAATGCGATGAATGTAGGGCATCCGAGCAATTTGGCCCGCTATTTTGCCCTAGCCAATGGCTTGATGGACTATCAAGGCAATATCTTGACATCGCCCGACCGACAGGCAATGCAGCAGACGCTCTGCGCCTATGCCATCAGTGATGAGGAGACGTTCCAAACAATGAAAACGGTCTACCAAGGCCAAAGGGTTGTCTTAGAGCCACATACGGCTGTAGGCTATGCAGCCTTGCAGCGCTATCGCCAAGACTACCCCCAAGACCATACCCGAACAATCTTGATTTCGACGGCACACCCGGCCAAGTTTGGGGAGATTGTCGAACCTTGTTTGGGTATTGTACCGGAGCTCCCCCCAAGTTTGCGCGAATTACCTGCTGATACCCAAGAGATTACCTTATCTGCAGATTATATCGCTTTGAAGAGTTATTTGCTTACAATGGTCTGA
- the porV gene encoding type IX secretion system outer membrane channel protein PorV encodes MRRATFLPSGLVAVFCSWAISVGCEQKLWAQRLYPPPNIPGMGYTNAQESSSRAIRTAVPFLLISPDAASTALGGSGVSTLTLSANDVYWNGGKLALIDKKAGVNLSYTPWPQDLSNEMFLANIAGYYKLGRLQTLGLSLQYFNLGTYDLLNQQGAVFQHLSPRELALSLAYARRLSPYVGLSLSGKFIHSNLAPDFVFSNQLDAQAGQGFAFDLGVYYRRVFDNTLAEWQWSWGLAIQNIGPKFSYGQLGDAQFLPTNLRLGTSLGCNLDFFNRLTGTVELGKLLVPTPPKRDAQGLPLRGMDPTRMGVLQGMLSSFADAPNGMREELQELAFSLGLQYSYDELLFVRVGYHHQHVQKGNRRFLSTGVGVKFDVFSIDFAYLFNFSFDQAAHETLRISTGLDFPSHAARPIQGSQAHLPLSMGDQGVLKNSQGSSISPIQ; translated from the coding sequence ATGAGAAGAGCTACCTTTTTGCCTTCTGGATTAGTAGCTGTTTTTTGCAGTTGGGCTATCAGCGTAGGATGTGAACAAAAACTATGGGCACAACGCTTGTACCCCCCTCCTAATATTCCGGGGATGGGCTACACCAACGCCCAAGAATCATCCTCAAGAGCTATCCGTACCGCAGTGCCGTTTTTGCTAATTTCTCCTGATGCGGCCAGCACCGCCCTAGGAGGCAGCGGGGTGTCTACACTTACGTTATCTGCCAATGATGTCTATTGGAATGGGGGCAAACTGGCGCTTATCGACAAAAAAGCGGGTGTCAATCTCTCATATACGCCTTGGCCACAAGACCTGAGCAACGAGATGTTTTTGGCCAATATAGCCGGCTATTATAAGCTAGGGCGGCTACAAACACTTGGGCTATCATTACAGTATTTCAACCTTGGTACTTATGACCTACTCAACCAACAAGGCGCTGTTTTCCAGCACCTCTCCCCTCGGGAGCTGGCGCTGAGCTTGGCCTATGCCCGCCGCCTCAGCCCGTATGTTGGGCTGTCTTTGAGCGGGAAGTTTATCCATTCTAATCTTGCTCCCGACTTTGTCTTTAGCAACCAACTGGATGCGCAGGCAGGCCAAGGCTTTGCTTTTGATCTTGGCGTGTATTATCGGCGCGTTTTTGACAATACCTTGGCCGAATGGCAATGGAGTTGGGGGCTGGCTATCCAAAATATCGGCCCCAAGTTTTCGTATGGCCAACTAGGAGATGCGCAATTTCTCCCAACCAATTTGCGCTTGGGCACTTCTTTGGGCTGTAATTTGGATTTTTTCAACCGACTAACGGGTACGGTAGAGTTGGGCAAGCTGCTAGTACCTACCCCACCCAAACGCGACGCTCAAGGACTGCCGCTACGCGGGATGGATCCCACACGGATGGGGGTGCTACAAGGAATGCTCAGCTCATTTGCAGATGCACCCAACGGGATGCGGGAAGAGTTGCAAGAGCTGGCTTTTTCGCTAGGGCTACAGTACAGTTACGACGAGCTGCTTTTTGTGAGGGTAGGCTACCACCACCAACACGTACAAAAGGGCAACCGCCGTTTCCTCAGTACGGGCGTGGGGGTAAAGTTTGATGTTTTTTCGATTGATTTTGCCTACTTATTTAATTTTTCCTTTGATCAAGCCGCCCACGAAACCTTGCGTATTTCTACAGGGCTAGATTTTCCAAGCCATGCTGCCCGTCCTATTCAGGGTTCGCAGGCCCACCTGCCTCTATCTATGGGAGACCAAGGCGTGTTGAAAAATTCGCAAGGCTCATCTATCAGTCCTATTCAATAA